In one window of Candidatus Rubrimentiphilum sp. DNA:
- a CDS encoding PD-(D/E)XK nuclease superfamily protein, whose translation MLFPGSIGTKTGSTLEAGVEAVLLNNSYAVEKQVVVGTKPGGGKHRADLVGMRPNGSKFLVSLKWQQTAGSAEEKVPYEVIKLLHALRENPAYDKAYIVVGGSGFTAGLVDFYLSEEFRSYIRESEKIEILTLNDVMARANKGAL comes from the coding sequence ATGCTTTTCCCGGGCAGCATCGGCACGAAAACGGGCTCGACGCTCGAGGCGGGCGTGGAAGCCGTGCTGCTCAACAACAGTTACGCGGTCGAAAAACAAGTGGTTGTCGGAACGAAGCCGGGCGGCGGAAAACACCGCGCGGATCTCGTCGGCATGCGGCCCAACGGGTCGAAGTTTCTGGTCTCGCTCAAGTGGCAGCAGACCGCCGGCAGCGCCGAAGAAAAAGTTCCCTATGAAGTCATCAAGCTGCTGCACGCGCTGCGTGAGAATCCGGCCTACGATAAAGCGTACATCGTCGTCGGCGGGAGCGGTTTTACCGCCGGTTTAGTTGACTTCTATCTCTCCGAAGAGTTTCGCTCGTACATTCGCGAGTCGGAGAAGATCGAAATCCTCACGCTTAACGACGTGATGGCGCGCGCCAACAAAGGCGCGTTGTAA
- the msrB gene encoding peptide-methionine (R)-S-oxide reductase MsrB — protein sequence MSHRILTRGAFAASLASAIGAFALMRGARASDGYAVTHSDAEWRQILGPARYEILRQGGTEPPGSSALNNEHRSGIYHCAGCDLSLFSSKTKYDAGEGWPSFYTVLPNATRTKADYELLEPRTEVHCKRCGGHLGHIFNDGPQPTGLRYCIDGLALKFAPGRAA from the coding sequence ATGTCACATCGCATTTTGACCCGCGGCGCGTTCGCTGCGAGCCTCGCGTCGGCAATCGGCGCGTTCGCGCTGATGCGCGGCGCACGAGCAAGTGATGGCTACGCAGTTACGCACAGCGATGCGGAGTGGCGGCAAATTCTCGGGCCGGCGCGGTATGAGATTTTGCGACAGGGCGGCACCGAGCCGCCCGGCAGCAGCGCGCTGAACAACGAACATCGTTCCGGCATCTATCACTGCGCGGGCTGCGATCTCTCGCTCTTCTCTTCGAAGACGAAGTATGACGCGGGCGAGGGTTGGCCGAGCTTTTATACCGTTTTGCCGAACGCAACGCGCACTAAAGCCGACTACGAGCTTCTTGAACCGCGCACCGAAGTGCACTGCAAGCGTTGCGGCGGGCATCTCGGGCATATCTTCAACGACGGCCCGCAGCCGACAGGCTTGCGCTATTGCATCGACGGTTTGGCGTTAAAGTTCGCGCCGGGGCGCGCGGCCTAA
- a CDS encoding fimbria/pilus outer membrane usher protein: MTLIGGAAATIGILYSSCERAGPLLFEDACARPSFFIAMVFFRWLSILLTALALLAPAIQARPAFGAETTSDFSDELHLEHYSVRLDGVVVDPDATLYRADDHTIYVSSVQLDAWKLKRPLKPAFDRDGQSYYGLQTDLTLATSFDRDTHELDIVARRSAFIGQPSTELPPISPGTGLFMNYFLSRENGSYDFFSAAGNGVFEQRYLSTTGDDGLEFHRSRTRWFRLNPANHTVLQLGDGTIDGGWIGQSAPFGGVHFASDYTSDPTYVQNGPPTVSGVAASPSQLEVFVDNVLELRRDVPQGPFTVRDLPSSAAHSDIVMVLTDENGKKTFQVARPSYNPDFLGRGMTTFSADAGLAHSNVDLKGSYYRGGVFSGTVRYGITSRITGEFHAEDIVGENFADIGADFSLTGDDTFEFRIGDGNKRRASQVEYNMRRRGFRFREQLTLNSLQTEPFFGEDFGDTIAQISESSELGIDVNRNVSLSLRLDRSRENTGFMSSMLSAKTRYRNRALTLEVTPLYDFVRRRMSANLTLTFRVSPDERLVERTAVTAQGQKSASIEYRKDSVDPSDPISLAAKITASRSQDRRFYINYEMPWSAASFNFQQLNGRSIYEPEISGALAFAGGRLYTLRTVGDSESFGVLHIPGLRNVRVSVNSSDVGRTNSHGDLVLRDLAPFRDNAIGVSTEDIPLDVNIVDPKHVVPARSSPLSLTIPIASRGGFTLTALDERGSPLDPGGSLQSTNGSYPIGYNGRTYIAGLAPGPQRLTGSVNGMPCTIAITVPSNVDQIPDLGRQTCRL; encoded by the coding sequence GTGACGCTGATTGGTGGAGCTGCGGCAACGATCGGCATTCTCTACTCCTCGTGTGAAAGGGCCGGGCCCCTGCTTTTCGAAGACGCATGTGCGCGCCCTTCATTTTTCATCGCCATGGTATTTTTTAGATGGCTCTCGATACTCTTGACCGCACTGGCGCTTCTCGCGCCGGCGATACAAGCGCGCCCGGCCTTCGGCGCCGAGACGACCTCCGATTTTAGCGACGAGCTGCACCTCGAGCACTACAGCGTGCGCTTGGACGGCGTCGTCGTTGACCCCGACGCCACCCTTTATCGCGCCGACGATCACACGATTTACGTTTCATCGGTCCAGCTCGACGCCTGGAAGCTCAAGCGCCCATTAAAACCCGCGTTCGATCGCGACGGCCAATCCTACTACGGCCTGCAAACCGACTTGACGCTGGCAACGTCGTTCGACCGCGACACGCACGAACTTGACATCGTCGCCCGCAGATCTGCCTTCATCGGGCAGCCGAGCACGGAATTGCCGCCGATCTCGCCGGGCACCGGCCTCTTCATGAACTATTTTCTCTCGCGTGAAAACGGCAGTTACGATTTCTTTTCCGCGGCCGGCAACGGCGTCTTCGAACAACGCTACCTGAGCACGACGGGTGATGATGGCCTGGAATTCCATCGCTCGCGCACGCGCTGGTTTCGTCTCAATCCTGCCAACCACACGGTCCTGCAACTCGGCGACGGCACGATCGACGGCGGTTGGATCGGACAGAGCGCACCGTTCGGCGGCGTGCACTTTGCTTCGGACTATACGAGCGATCCGACGTACGTGCAGAATGGTCCGCCGACCGTTTCCGGCGTTGCCGCTTCGCCATCGCAGCTCGAAGTGTTCGTTGACAACGTCTTAGAGCTGCGGCGCGACGTGCCGCAAGGACCGTTTACGGTTCGCGATCTGCCGTCGTCGGCCGCTCACTCCGACATCGTCATGGTGCTCACGGATGAAAACGGAAAGAAAACGTTCCAAGTCGCGCGACCCTCGTACAATCCGGATTTCCTCGGCAGGGGCATGACGACGTTCAGCGCGGACGCCGGGCTCGCGCACTCCAACGTCGATCTCAAGGGCAGTTATTACCGCGGCGGCGTATTTTCCGGAACCGTTCGATACGGCATAACCAGCCGCATAACCGGTGAATTTCACGCCGAGGACATCGTCGGCGAGAATTTTGCCGACATCGGAGCAGATTTCTCGTTAACCGGCGACGACACGTTCGAATTCCGCATCGGGGACGGCAACAAACGCCGGGCCAGTCAAGTCGAGTATAATATGCGCCGGCGGGGATTCCGGTTTCGCGAGCAGCTTACGCTCAACTCGCTGCAGACCGAGCCGTTCTTCGGCGAAGACTTCGGCGACACGATCGCTCAAATCAGCGAATCCAGCGAGCTTGGCATTGACGTTAACCGCAACGTCTCGCTCAGCTTACGCCTCGATCGCAGCCGCGAGAATACCGGGTTCATGTCGTCCATGCTGTCGGCTAAAACGCGTTATCGCAACCGGGCTTTGACGCTGGAAGTCACCCCGCTCTATGACTTCGTGCGACGCCGGATGAGCGCAAATCTGACCCTGACATTTCGCGTGAGCCCCGACGAACGGCTGGTCGAGCGGACGGCCGTCACGGCGCAAGGGCAAAAGAGCGCGTCCATCGAGTACCGCAAGGATTCCGTCGACCCTTCGGATCCGATCTCGCTGGCCGCCAAAATCACGGCGAGCCGGTCGCAAGATCGCCGTTTTTACATCAACTACGAGATGCCGTGGTCGGCCGCCAGTTTTAACTTCCAGCAATTGAACGGCAGGAGCATCTACGAGCCGGAGATCTCCGGCGCGCTTGCATTTGCCGGAGGCCGGCTCTATACGCTGCGCACGGTCGGCGATAGCGAGTCTTTCGGCGTGTTGCATATTCCCGGTCTACGAAATGTACGAGTGTCGGTCAATTCCTCAGACGTCGGCCGGACGAACTCACACGGCGATCTCGTGCTGCGCGACTTGGCGCCATTTCGCGACAACGCCATCGGAGTCTCGACCGAAGACATACCGCTCGACGTGAACATCGTCGACCCAAAGCACGTCGTTCCGGCGCGCAGCTCGCCACTCTCGCTGACAATCCCAATCGCTTCGCGCGGCGGGTTCACGCTCACTGCCCTCGACGAGCGCGGTTCCCCGCTCGACCCGGGCGGCAGTCTTCAAAGCACTAACGGCAGCTATCCAATCGGCTACAACGGCCGAACGTACATTGCCGGATTAGCTCCGGGTCCGCAACGCTTGACGGGCAGCGTCAACGGGATGCCGTGCACGATCGCGATTACCGTGCCGTCAAATGTCGATCAGATTCCCGATCTCGGCCGGCAGACTTGCCGCTTATAG
- a CDS encoding Dam family site-specific DNA-(adenine-N6)-methyltransferase, with translation MAVAVEEVISEALSPPLKWAGGKRWLVPHLLELWDPHRSRRLVEPFAGGMAVTLGLLPRRALLNDVNPHLISFYRWLQRGLDLRETGVSLKNDRAVYAHNRSRFNELIRNGEGETAEAAALFYYLNRTGYNGLCRFNARGFFNVPFGRYKQIAYRKDFSEYRPTLSRYEFTEGDFEAIDIRPDDFIYADPPYDVEFTSYSAGGFHWRDQQRLAKRLAAHPGPVVASNQAATKRIVDLYKKLGFTVRILYAPRRISCDGNRDDAREMLAMRNL, from the coding sequence ATGGCCGTCGCCGTCGAGGAAGTGATCTCCGAGGCGCTTTCGCCGCCCTTAAAGTGGGCCGGCGGGAAGCGCTGGCTCGTGCCGCATCTCCTCGAACTTTGGGACCCCCACCGGAGCCGCCGCCTCGTGGAGCCGTTTGCAGGCGGCATGGCGGTCACGCTGGGACTGCTCCCCCGCCGGGCGCTCCTGAATGACGTGAACCCGCACCTGATCTCGTTCTATCGCTGGCTGCAGCGCGGTTTAGATCTGCGCGAAACCGGCGTCAGCCTGAAAAACGACCGCGCGGTCTACGCCCACAATCGCTCGCGCTTCAACGAATTGATTCGCAATGGCGAAGGCGAGACGGCGGAAGCCGCCGCGCTGTTTTATTACTTGAATCGCACCGGTTACAATGGGCTCTGCCGGTTCAACGCGCGCGGATTTTTTAACGTACCGTTCGGGCGTTACAAACAAATCGCGTATCGTAAGGATTTCTCGGAGTACCGTCCGACGCTCTCACGGTACGAATTCACCGAAGGTGACTTCGAAGCGATCGATATTCGTCCCGATGACTTCATCTACGCCGATCCGCCCTATGACGTCGAGTTCACCTCGTATTCGGCCGGCGGCTTTCACTGGCGCGACCAGCAGCGGCTGGCAAAACGTTTGGCGGCGCACCCCGGTCCTGTTGTCGCGTCGAACCAGGCCGCAACCAAACGCATCGTGGACCTCTACAAAAAACTCGGATTCACCGTGCGCATTCTGTATGCGCCGCGGCGGATCAGTTGCGACGGCAATCGTGACGATGCGCGCGAGATGCTGGCGATGCGGAACCTCTAA